A window of the Natronomonas salina genome harbors these coding sequences:
- a CDS encoding DUF7312 domain-containing protein — MSDPGDAGERRSDEADGTAGPDADEDSEWEFSLQDLEQREADAEAAAAAERERRRPLEPGDPSLENVLFVILGVLLALFIISRMFLL; from the coding sequence ATGAGCGACCCCGGCGACGCGGGCGAGCGGCGGTCCGACGAGGCGGACGGGACCGCCGGCCCCGACGCCGACGAGGACTCGGAGTGGGAGTTCTCCCTGCAGGACCTCGAGCAGCGGGAGGCCGACGCCGAGGCGGCCGCGGCCGCCGAGCGCGAGCGCCGACGACCGCTGGAGCCCGGCGACCCCTCCCTGGAGAACGTCCTCTTCGTAATCCTCGGAGTACTCCTCGCGCTGTTCATCATCTCCCGGATGTTCCTGCTCTGA